The segment GGCTCCACCAGCTCGACGGGCTTTGCGTTGATTCGGACGCGACCCTCTCCCTCGGAGACGGTCGCTCGCGCGATAGCGGTCTTCTTCTTTCCGGACGTGTTCGTTACCATGTGACGTTAGCACCCAGTTGCTCTGAGACCTCCGACAGCTGGAGGAACTTGATGTTCGACAGGCGGTCCAGCGACGTCCCCTCGAGGACGTCGCCTTCGTCGTCGTCGAACGGGTTGCCGACGTAGACGCGGACGTTCGAGAACGCCTCGCGGCCACGGTCGGACTTGTGCGGGAGCATCCCGCGGATCGACCGCTTGAAGATGCGGTCCGGGCGCTTGATCGTCGCCGGTCCCTGATCGGAACCGATCGCGGCACGCTGGCGGTACGTCGACATGATGTCGTCCTCGCTGCCGGTGATGACGGCGTCCTCAGCGTTCACGACCGCGATCGACTCGCCGTCGAGCGACCGCTCGGCGACCTGCGACGCGACCCGCCCCAGGATGCAGTCGCGGGCGTCGACGACGACGTCCGCGTCGAACTCGGACGTGTTCATCGGATCACCCGCACGTTGCTGCCTTCGGGGTTCTGTTCGATAGCCTGTTCCAGTTGGAGCGTCTCGCCTACCTGCTCGATCTTCGTCTCGGCGGACGACGAGAAGTCGACCGCTGCAACGGTGACCGACTTCTGGAGAGCGCCGCTCCCCAGGACCTTCCCGGGGACGACGACGGTCTCGTCTTCCTGCGCATACCGCTCGATACGCCCGAGATTGACCTCCGCGTGCGTGCGGCGGGGTTTCTCTAGGCGCTCGGCGACGTCGCTCCAAACGTCGGCGTCATCTGTCCGCGACACCGACTTCAGCTCGGCGATGAGACTGCTGAGCCTCGGATTCGTCTTACTCATGACTTTCCTCCTGAATGTGAGAAGAACGGATGCAGGGAGCAGGATTTGAACCTGCGGACCTCTACAGGACAGCGCCCTGAACGCTGCGCCGTTGGCCTGACTTGGCTATCCCTGCGCGTGCCCTCGTAGGCACCTGCTAGTTCCGTGCCCCCCTTCAAACCACTTTCGATTACGGCACACGAACGGGCGACGGCGCCGCGTTCGGCGTCGTCACTCCGGGTGCCAGTCGACGCGCGTCGACCGGCGTTTCGTGCGACCGTCAGGGTGTGATTGGAAGGGGTCATAGTTCCTTAGAGCGATACCGCGTCTTCGAGTTCGGCGGCGCGCACGTCGAGCGACTCGACGGCGCGCGCGAACAGCTCCTCGACGGACATCGAGCCGTCCGTCTCCACGCTGAAGACGAACGCGTTCTCGAC is part of the Halorubellus sp. JP-L1 genome and harbors:
- a CDS encoding 50S ribosomal protein L13; translated protein: MNTSEFDADVVVDARDCILGRVASQVAERSLDGESIAVVNAEDAVITGSEDDIMSTYRQRAAIGSDQGPATIKRPDRIFKRSIRGMLPHKSDRGREAFSNVRVYVGNPFDDDEGDVLEGTSLDRLSNIKFLQLSEVSEQLGANVTW
- a CDS encoding 50S ribosomal protein L18e, producing the protein MSKTNPRLSSLIAELKSVSRTDDADVWSDVAERLEKPRRTHAEVNLGRIERYAQEDETVVVPGKVLGSGALQKSVTVAAVDFSSSAETKIEQVGETLQLEQAIEQNPEGSNVRVIR